In one window of Bemisia tabaci chromosome 4, PGI_BMITA_v3 DNA:
- the LOC109031455 gene encoding UDP-glucosyltransferase 2-like: protein MRTFTSLFAVWMITGCFADNILVFLPVTLRSHYTQVEPLFQALALRGHNVTEVSPYPPKRKIINLTHIFYPPTSPGNLMGNQFEMAQSRPQGPFLRHWSKETFADTLIPSVLESSVFKDITQGDTRFDLIFTEVFFFQEAFVVLGHIFNAPIVAFSSIGYYIDFLSIFGAPTAAAYLLDKLGLAPPMNLAGRLQNVWEQYASLIYHEFYYYPLYDGVLSHYIPGSIPRISDMLRNVSLVFLTGNVAVDGAKLYPPNVIEISGLHFQDPRPLDEELAEVMETSKQGVIFFSLGTILKTDLLRTEAIHTFLTVFKELNQTVLWRADSNINDWDIPKNVLVRDWFDQNSILAHNNCLLFLTHGGISSTMEAIRHAVPMVLMPIFGDQDVNAANAEMRGYGLRIFYNNLTETSLRLAIETVLGDSRFKKSIRLASKIMSDQPMTSLDTAIYWMDYVIRHKGAHHLKPITVSMPLYQILLLDVIAVYFTAFLVMMILIVKLVKFICKRRDQKINDLKLKEN, encoded by the exons ATGCGGACATTCACTTCACTTTTCGCTGTCTGGATGATAACTGGATGCTTCGCTGACAATATCCTGGTATTTTTACCGGTTACACTGAGGAGTCATTACACTCAAGTGGAACCTTTATTTCAAGCCTTAGCGCTCCGAGGTCACAATGTTACCGAAGTCAGCCCCTATccaccaaaaagaaaaattatcaatctCACCCACATCTTTTATCCACCGACATCGCCCGGAAACTTGATGG GAAACCAATTCGAAATGGCTCAGTCAAGGCCACAAGGACCTTTCTTAAGACATTGGTCCAAGGAGACTTTCGCTGATACTTTAATTCCATCAGTCCTGGAGTCCTCGGTTTTCAAGGATATAACTCAAGGAGACACTCGCTTTGACTTGATATTTACGGAAGTTTTCTTCTTTCAAGAAGCTTTTGTCGTTCTTGGTCACATTTTCAACGCCCCCATCGTGGCATTCTCTAGTATTGGCTACTACATCGATTTCCTGAGTATTTTTGGTGCACCGACTGCCGCTGCTTACTTGCTGGATAAACTCGGGCTCGCTCCCCCGATGAATCTCGCGGGAAGGTTGCAGAACGTGTGGGAGCAGTATGCGAGTCTAATTTACCACGAGTTCTATTACTACCCATTGTACGATGGTGTGCTATCCCACTATATCCCGGGGTCGATTCCTCGCATCTCTGATATGTTGAGAAACGTTTCGCTCGTTTTTTTGACAGGAAATGTGGCCGTCGATGGCGCTAAACTCTACCCGCCGAACGTCATCGAGATATCTGGGCTGCACTTTCAAGACCCGAGGCCACTGGATGAG gagCTGGCAGAGGTTATGGAAACATCCAAAcaaggtgtaattttcttcagtTTAGGGACGATTTTGAAGACGGATCTGCTTCGAACGGAAGCAATCCACACTTTCCTGACTGTTTTCAAAGAATTGAACCAAACGGTGCTATGGCGAGCAGACTCAAATATCAACGATTGGGATATCCCGAAGAATGTTCTTGTGAGAGATTGGTTCGACCAAAATAGTATTTTAG CACACAACAACTGCCTATTGTTCCTAACTCATGGAGGAATTTCGAGCACCATGGAAGCCATCCGACACGCCGTGCCGATGGTTttgatgccaattttcggcGATCAGGACGTAAATGCTGCAAATGCTGAAATGCGTGGCTATGGACTCCGCATTTTCTATAATAATTTAACTGAAACTTCCTTACGATTGGCCATAGAAACAGTATTGGGAGATTCTCG GTTCAAAAAAAGCATCAGATTAGCCTCTAAAATTATGAGTGATCAACCGATGACATCCCTTGACACTGCGATATATTGGATGGATTATGTAATCAGACACAAAGGTGCTCATCATTTGAAACCGATAACTGTTTCCATGCCATTGTACCAAATTTTGTTGCTAGACGTGATTGCGGTGTATTTTACAGCGTTTTTGGTGATGATGATCCTAATTGTAAAACTAGTCAAATTTATTTGTAAAAGGCGTGACCAAAAAATAAAcgacttaaaattaaaagaaaattaa